From a region of the Cervus canadensis isolate Bull #8, Minnesota chromosome 33, ASM1932006v1, whole genome shotgun sequence genome:
- the LOC122434205 gene encoding C-C chemokine receptor type 6-like isoform X1, whose translation MGSGQGPPSPPEPPRLAFLFFLASWATGGGELQEKRERLFHVSLRHPGFRLWLDNKPGRGTTPDSRLSCSLHCEPKEVKSLLPSVRGLAFLPRSSTRMRGEPMNSTNIYDSNEDYFGLANSSDYLLDDDSFLCSLQEVRSFSGLFVPVAYSLICICGLLGNILVVVTFAFYKKAKSMTDVYLLNMAVADILFVLTLPFWAVNHATGEWIFSNTICKLTRGIYAVNFNCGMLLLACISLDRYIAIVQATKSFRLRSRALAHHKLICLAVWVVSVLISSSTFTFNQKYKLQGGDVCEPRYHAVSEPIRWKLLMLGLQLLFGFFVPLVFMIFCYAFIVKTLVQAQNSKRHRAIRVIIAVVLVFLACQIPHNMVLLVTAVNLGRTDRSCSGEKLLGYARNVTEVLAFLHCCLNPVLYAFIGQKFRSYFLKIMKDLWCVRRKQKAPGFSCSRLHSDTFTSRQNSETADNDNPSSFTM comes from the exons ATGGGCTCGGGGCAGggtcctccttctccacctgaGCCTCCAAGGCTGGCCTTTCTGTTCTTCCTGGCCTCCTGGGCCACCGGTGGGGGGGAGCTGCAGGAGAAGAGGGAACGCCTGTTCCACGTGAGTCTCAGACATCCAGGGTTTCGTCTGTGGCTGGATAACAAACCAGGACGAGGCACCACACCAG ATTCACGTCTCTCCTGTTCTCTCCACTGTGAGCCAAAGGAGGTGAAAAGTCTGCTGCCTTCTGTCCGAGGCCTGGCCTTTCTGCCCAGATCGAGCACCAGGATGAGAGGG GAACCAATGAATTCCACCAACATCTACGATTCAAATGAGGACTACTTTGGATTAGCTAACAGTTCGGATTACTTACTGGATGATGACAGCTTTCTGTGCTCCCTGCAGGAGGTCAGAAGTTTCTCCGGGCTCTTCGTGCCGGTAGCTTACTCCTTGATATGCATCTGTGGCCTCCTGGGCAATATTCTGGTGGTTGTCACCTTTGCCTTTTATAAGAAAGCCAAATCTATGACGGACGTTTATCTCTTGAACATGGCCGTGGCGGACATACTCTTTGTCCTCACCCTCCCCTTCTGGGCTGTCAACCACGCCACTGGTGAGTGGATTTTCAGCAACACCATCTGCAAACTGACCCGGGGCATCTACGCCGTCAACTTCAACTGCGGCATGCTGCTGCTGGCCTGCATCAGCCTGGACCGCTACATCGCCATCGTGCAGGCCACCAAGTCCTTCCGGCTCCGCTCCAGAGCCTTGGCGCACCACAAGCTGATCTGCTTGGCGGTGTGGGTGGTGTCCGTCCTCATCTCCAGCTCGACCTTCACGTTCAACCAGAAGTACAAGCTTCAGGGCGGCGACGTGTGCGAGCCCCGGTACCACGCCGTGTCCGAGCCCATCCGCTGGAAGCTGCTGATGCTGGGGCTGCAGCTCCTCTTCGGCTTCTTCGTCCCGCTGGTGTTCATGATCTTCTGCTACGCGTTCATTGTCAAGACCTTAGTCCAGGCGCAGAACTCGAAAAGGCACAGGGCCATCCGCGTCATCATCGCGGTGGTCCTCGTGTTTCTGGCCTGCCAGATCCCGCACAACATGGTGCTCCTGGTGACCGCCGTCAACCTGGGCCGGACGGACCGCTCATGCAGCGGCGAGAAGCTGCTGGGCTACGCCAGGAACGTCACCGAGGTGCTGGCCTTCCTGCACTGCTGCCTCAACCCCGTGCTCTATGCCTTCATCGGCCAGAAGTTTCGGAGCTACTTTCTGAAGATCATGAAGGACCTGTGGTGCGTGAGGCGGAAGCAGAAGGCGCCGGGCTTCTCCTGCTCCCGGCTGCACTCGGACACCTTCACCTCCCGGCAGAACAGCGAGACCGCGGACAACGACAACCCATCCTCCTTCACCATGTGA
- the LOC122434205 gene encoding C-C chemokine receptor type 6-like isoform X2 — protein MRGEPMNSTNIYDSNEDYFGLANSSDYLLDDDSFLCSLQEVRSFSGLFVPVAYSLICICGLLGNILVVVTFAFYKKAKSMTDVYLLNMAVADILFVLTLPFWAVNHATGEWIFSNTICKLTRGIYAVNFNCGMLLLACISLDRYIAIVQATKSFRLRSRALAHHKLICLAVWVVSVLISSSTFTFNQKYKLQGGDVCEPRYHAVSEPIRWKLLMLGLQLLFGFFVPLVFMIFCYAFIVKTLVQAQNSKRHRAIRVIIAVVLVFLACQIPHNMVLLVTAVNLGRTDRSCSGEKLLGYARNVTEVLAFLHCCLNPVLYAFIGQKFRSYFLKIMKDLWCVRRKQKAPGFSCSRLHSDTFTSRQNSETADNDNPSSFTM, from the exons ATGAGAGGG GAACCAATGAATTCCACCAACATCTACGATTCAAATGAGGACTACTTTGGATTAGCTAACAGTTCGGATTACTTACTGGATGATGACAGCTTTCTGTGCTCCCTGCAGGAGGTCAGAAGTTTCTCCGGGCTCTTCGTGCCGGTAGCTTACTCCTTGATATGCATCTGTGGCCTCCTGGGCAATATTCTGGTGGTTGTCACCTTTGCCTTTTATAAGAAAGCCAAATCTATGACGGACGTTTATCTCTTGAACATGGCCGTGGCGGACATACTCTTTGTCCTCACCCTCCCCTTCTGGGCTGTCAACCACGCCACTGGTGAGTGGATTTTCAGCAACACCATCTGCAAACTGACCCGGGGCATCTACGCCGTCAACTTCAACTGCGGCATGCTGCTGCTGGCCTGCATCAGCCTGGACCGCTACATCGCCATCGTGCAGGCCACCAAGTCCTTCCGGCTCCGCTCCAGAGCCTTGGCGCACCACAAGCTGATCTGCTTGGCGGTGTGGGTGGTGTCCGTCCTCATCTCCAGCTCGACCTTCACGTTCAACCAGAAGTACAAGCTTCAGGGCGGCGACGTGTGCGAGCCCCGGTACCACGCCGTGTCCGAGCCCATCCGCTGGAAGCTGCTGATGCTGGGGCTGCAGCTCCTCTTCGGCTTCTTCGTCCCGCTGGTGTTCATGATCTTCTGCTACGCGTTCATTGTCAAGACCTTAGTCCAGGCGCAGAACTCGAAAAGGCACAGGGCCATCCGCGTCATCATCGCGGTGGTCCTCGTGTTTCTGGCCTGCCAGATCCCGCACAACATGGTGCTCCTGGTGACCGCCGTCAACCTGGGCCGGACGGACCGCTCATGCAGCGGCGAGAAGCTGCTGGGCTACGCCAGGAACGTCACCGAGGTGCTGGCCTTCCTGCACTGCTGCCTCAACCCCGTGCTCTATGCCTTCATCGGCCAGAAGTTTCGGAGCTACTTTCTGAAGATCATGAAGGACCTGTGGTGCGTGAGGCGGAAGCAGAAGGCGCCGGGCTTCTCCTGCTCCCGGCTGCACTCGGACACCTTCACCTCCCGGCAGAACAGCGAGACCGCGGACAACGACAACCCATCCTCCTTCACCATGTGA